Genomic window (Aricia agestis chromosome 7, ilAriAges1.1, whole genome shotgun sequence):
ATTACAGCAAGAAATGAATTCTTTTATCGCGGCGTTTATTGCTAAAGTCCTTAAAAACGGCTGCGCTgatattgatgatgatgaagaccgaatgtacttaaaataattttgctgGGTCAGACAATCTAATGTAAAAATGATTGTGGTCAAACTCTTTCAAAACGGCTGGTGATTTTGATAAAGTTTTGTCTGCTAATCAGTTTgataaaaatcttttttattcCCGAAAGATTTAAATTGATCTAATGTGTTTTCTGTAGGTGTTTCATAAACTATTTCACTTCTCTTAAAGTACATTGTAACATAATACGAGTTTaagcaaaatcaaaaatatatctaaaattCTCGATATCATACTGCAAATCGGAGCCGGGCGGTGCGCGTACGAGCGGCGCTTGTAGCGAGTTCCGCACGTTGACGCCGCCCGCTCCATCCACCGCTAGCGCGTCCGCGAACACTCGCACCTCGTCGCTGGCCGCTTGGAACACGCGCCCGCCCGCCGCGTCGCGCACCTCGAACGTCCGTCCGCTGCATTCTATAGCGTCCCTCCCTGGAATTGAacataaaaaattcaagatCAGTTTGCATGTAAAAAATAATcgtataactacaaaaaagcgCCGTACGACTGTCGTCATGAATAATAACCGGTGAAAAAGTTGCCATTTATTTAGGCGATATGCGTTTTTACGTTGTTACTAAATAATCTAGTGACACTCTCTGAATAACAAATGCTGCactaactatttttttatgaaatagtgtaatttatttaataattttatgagtACAGGAAACATTCAAACAGTACTTTTAAAAGTTCTGTCAAGAAATTTAGATTAAAAGTTATAAAGAGTAATTCAGTCAATAGCTTACTAATGTGGAGTTTGGCGTGTTCGCTGTGTTCGGGGTCCTTCACGAGCACGGTGAAGTTGCGGTGCGCGTGCATGGTGATGGGCAGAGCGGGCGGCGAGGCGATGGCGGACGCGACCAGGCCGTCCTCCACCCACGCCTGCCCCGACAGTCGGATGCCCTGTTTTATTATCGTCACGGGCCCTATTCCGTCCTGAAAATGGTGTTTTACAAgtttaatttgaataatttgaaaattgagtttgttttggtaaataataaaaaaaataatttgtgtgTGCGTCAGTAAAAATAAAGCTTTACGTTAATTTCTTAAAACAAGAAATAGTAtcattgtaataattttgtaagttTTTGTGTGAAAATGCAACGTTTTTGACtagtgtttattttattaataagctACATCAACActgtaaaataataacattttagcttataatctaaaaaaatacttactctTGTAAGTCGTAATGTACTTATTATCCAAAGTGTTAACGCTATATTTAAGAATACTAAGATCATCAGAAACACCAGTATACAGAAGAGGGTATTTCTCCTCCAACCCCTGGTGACCCACGGCGGAAGGCAGGTGTTTGCTGTAGAGGGGGGTGCAGCAGGGGTCTCCTCTGTGGGGGTGCAACCCCATCCGTGCACTTTGTCTATGGCCGTGTCCTCCACTTTCATTGCAGTGCCTAATATTTTCGCGCCTACAAAAATACCCTGAAACAAATGTTGCTTTTAGAAAGTAAGTGATACGTTAGTCTTTTTGTAATATCATTTTGAATAATACAGtaataaaatgaatttaaaatatctAGATATTCATACCGAAAAAGTTTTAACCAGAGTTTGAGCTTTAAAAATATAGTGAATCCGTTTTATAATGAAgctttaaacaaaacaaaaccatTCTCATAAATAATGATCGCATTATTTGGCGCCTGGCGAAAACGCAAAGCGtacaaaagtttttattttcctGTGTTCATGTTAATTTAAGTCCAGCAAAAATTGTGCAGCTTGTTTAAGGCTGACTAGACCACAAATAGTAACTTATGCAAAATCGATAGCCGGAGCGCTGAAGCCGTGAACCTGTAGTGTCTGGAGACTCGGCCGCGCCGGCATAAACAGAACGTATTTGCTGAAATATCTACATTTTGTATGCAGCTGACAAATGCTAAGTACCACTTGATTTAAAATGGTATTGGGAAATATGCCGGTGAAATCTTTGGTGGATTATTTTGGCATATTGTAAGCAATGTAGACTTTTCTATTTCTCACATGCAGTATGTATGCCTTACGTGTCATTTAAGGCTTCAAACTTAAAAGATTGGGTGCTCTTTATGGCGTCAAAGCGTTTAAGAACGACGAGCCAGTTCACGTTCGTACGTCTTGTGACTTGTCTCAAGAGCTGTACTCTCCTTTTCCTTCGCTCCTCAAAGCGGAGGATAAATGACTAATAAGACCGTCGCCAGATCCGCCGCAGGGGTGACTTTTTGCATATGATGTGTAGGAGACCTGAGTTTTCCTTTTTACTCATTAACAATCAAGGGATCTTGAATAAATTCTTGTAAATAGCTGCAAATGTTGCAGAGCCCAACCTTAACTTTTCGTGTTAATGAACACAAAAACTTTACTCAGTTCTTTTTCAAATGAAAAAGAAATCTCAGCACTTACTTTGGTATGCATAACACACGAGAGAGTCGTTTCAGCGGAGCCTTTAGGCGGTGACTTTAATGAGATTCTATTTAACAGAAGCGGAAAAGTGCAAGAACAAACTCGAATACAACCTCAAATCTTGTCACACAAAAACAAAGAATCAACAATCGGATGAAGCACTAATGAACAGAGGCGAACCCCGACTAATGAGTAACACGGAGTTTTCGAAAAACGCCCCTTAAATAGTCCGAGAGCCGTTAATAATGCCGTAGCAGTCGGAGAACTCTTTACCTGTACCATTTGAAAACTTGAAGTTTCGTAGTTCACTTGCTGCTAACTAGACGATAATAATCGTATTTGTTCTTTGCTTTTAATTAAAGTAGAAATTAGGACAATACAATGCAGGTCAacgattttttaatttcatttttcattaaattaaattgaggTTTTGATTTTCCGGttatgaaataaacattaaatatccatacttacttaatatctaaaatatgaaattctcgtgtcacagttttcgttgccatactcctccgaaacggcttgaccgattctcatgaaattttgtgagcatatttagtaggtctgagaatcggccaacatctatttttcataccaaaaaaaatatatatggcaaaacaacgtttgccgggacagctagttataaataaaattctcgtgtcacagttttcgttgccatacttctccgaaacggcttgaccgattctcatgaaattttgtgagcatgttgagtaggtctgagaatcggccaacatctatttttcatacaaaaaaaaaaattatatggcaaaacaacgtttgccgggacagctagtaatattataaatgcaaaagtctgtctgtctgtctgtctgtctgttacctcttcacgcccaaaccgctaaaccgattttgcttaaatttcgcatggacatactttgaatggaaaggacataggatactttatatcccggaaaaatgcacggttccggCGCGTtaagcgaattttggcgcaacggagttgcgggcgtcatctagtgcaaaatatttattaaaaaaaggaaCATGGTAAAGTAAGTGCCGACGTCTCTACCACGCCAAACTAACCCGTGGGTCTCCGAGATTTCTAGTTCTAATCAAAGcctcaattattttttaattggaaTACGCGTAATTATATCCTACAGTGTAAATTGAATTAAATAGAAGTCAGCAAAACAACCCTGACCTTCGCTTGGAATTAGAGCACCGTGACAACTGTCATGACGCGAGTAAAATGTACTACAAAATATGAATTTCATATATCcagcaatattttttatactacgcaatgtcaattcattttttattttagatctTTCTGTGGAACAGTGATGAATGCTTTGTGCTTTATTGAGATgcattatattttaactttcatttttatatgcttaggttttatttaatattataaaatatcatagatGTTAAGATATATGGACGGCGGATGCCCATATTTTATGCGTAGTTGTAATATTGATAAACCTAAATCAGATTTTGTGGTGAAATTAAAGAAATTCCACTAGATGTGGTAGAGACAAGCTGTCTTAAACTAGCTACAAAACTGAGCCTCTTGAACACATCAACTACAACAATAAAGTAATCTCgattgttaaattatatttagttatttaaaatgtccgtttttttatataaaaacgtaaataatacatttaaatttaagaaGTAGATATTAGGATGGTGTACGTCGTCGTGGTAGACTCtacgttattttttttctaatggtAACAAGAAACTAACTTTTTTAAACGAATGTGTAATAAGTATACTAAAGCTTAACAAtttaatcaatatttatttGAAACGCAGTAAACTTCAGATTCGTTTTGATATAAATCTCCCATAAAGGTGattgaaagataataatatactcgtatataCTATGACctaatttctattttattttcggATTGTTTCTACTTTTTGGTCATCTTATTAAATGATATGAGTTTTCATTACTTACAAAAAAAGGTCCTGTCGGACTGTCCGGTAAGTGAAGTTTTTAAATTAGTGAATTTATGGCAAAAGCCAACAGGTTATTGGGTTTGGCTAGTTACAAAATACCGATCAACAAAATACGGACGAATTACGGGTTCCATCCACTATTAAAGGAAGGGAAAGGGGAAGGTGAATTAGCAAATAGTCGGTTAATATATACAGTTAACTAGTGACTAAGACTTAAGATGATGACGTGGACAGTTTATAAAGCTCAGTAAAGGTGCAAGTAAAATATTCacatcaataaattataaatacgacTGTGTGTCTaattgttacctcttcatgattACACTACTTAACCCATCATTCTCCAAAcggcagctggctgccgcataacaattgaaaatctattgtgtctgcgattcccacgacgGAGGTGTTATGCAATTCTGATGAGATctattaagatttaagattgAAGATACCTTGATACCCAGAAAAGGCTAAGGATAGTCTGTCACGAAAAATGTAACATTCCCATATGATAAATGCAGTTTTGTGAAACATGTCGTCTTTTTATGATTGTTGTTGATGATTATGatagaaaatatttacaatatacaaTATCTGTAGTCTGTACATATACTTTATAATGTATGAAGCAGTTACCTTTATAGCAGCGTGACTGTTGCAGCCCTTTGTCGCtgaacctcttcacgccaataCAATAGCTCGTGCTTTAAAGGTGAATAACCATagtttttcttaaaattttaacaataattccTTTGTCTTCGTAACAAAAATCGTTCCTGAAATATTTAATAGATATTTAGATATCGGTTCTGTAATATAAACGTGCGTTTATATTAGCGTAATGTAACTTACTACTCTTAACCAAATAACAGTGACtacaaagttaaaaactaaaatactcACCGTTTCATCTAAAAACAGAACAAAATAAATGTGTAAACATCGAATGTCGTCGGCAGCTTTTAACCCAATTAGCGGCGTGTGTCGCGGCTCGGACGGCGCGTCACGGCCGGCGACGTGCAGGCGGCTGCACCGGACGACCCCCGTGACGGAGACTAGATAAATTCATAGGTGCCTAAAGTATCACTGAAATATCTGACGTGGAGCGAGGTAAGGCGGGCGCCGGGCGTGCTTCAGAATATAATATCAGCGGCTCcgagcgccgcgcgccgcgcacTCCCGCGCTACTCTTTCCTGCCCTCCGCCGGCCTTCCTAGCGTAACGCTAAAATAGAATCGGAACGGCTATCGCTGCGCTTTTCGCGTCAATAAAACGCCGGCCCGAATATCTTCCGAACTGTTTTATATATAGTCCATCGATTCGACTCTTTGACGCTCGAAAGCGAGGTCCTCGGCCCGACATAGGAGACTTCGAATTATGAGGTttaattaggaaaaaaataattttaacgaaGTGCTCTCGACCCCTTCGTTTCAACTTTGTATAGAAATAAAAGCTGGCGGgcgtttttaaatgaaaatatgtgtacatTTGACGCGGGCGCGACTTGCGGGCTCAGGTGCGGCCCTCGCGGGGTTAGGAGTGCGACTGGCTGCGCTAGCGTCGGGCGCCACAGGCTAGAGTCTAAACGTACCTCGTTTTCGAGTGGTGCATTTTTAATCAAGCGCCTGTCTCGCGCGGGACATAACTCGGATGTGCTCCAGATACAGCTGTGTCCCTGTATTATGAATTCCAGTTAACGCTATCGTTAGCTGACACCTGGGTGAtccattaataaataataataggggCGCGTCACGCTCCGCTGACCGACATTGACCTAGGACGGGCCTGAAGGGCTAGCCTGCAACGAGACTAATCATTCTAATTATctctataataaaattttattaatatctgCCTGATGGTTGAATTAGTCGATAAGTATATAGGGAATTtcagatacatttttaaatgaataacaATAATGTAATACTAGCTagagataaataaaaattatctattCTAATTCTAACCGCTTATGCGTTTTATTCTTCGCTTTCAAGTAAACGAAGTATTTAAGAAACTTTGT
Coding sequences:
- the LOC121728685 gene encoding delta-sarcoglycan-like isoform X2 produces the protein MGIFVGAKILGTAMKVEDTAIDKVHGWGCTPTEETPAAPPSTANTCLPPWVTRGWRRNTLFCILVFLMILVFLNIALTLWIISTLRLTRDGIGPVTIIKQGIRLSGQAWVEDGLVASAIASPPALPITMHAHRNFTVLVKDPEHSEHAKLHIRRDAIECSGRTFEVRDAAGGRVFQAASDEVRVFADALAVDGAGGVNVRNSLQAPLVRAPPGSDLQLESLTRMLDLRAPQSIYFESRAGNIDIASHNNIKLDSVVGAIKIDAPNIIISNLKEATTVDKPQKSIRGKKVYQMCACASGKLFLAAPDALCAMQDNDTELCR
- the LOC121728685 gene encoding delta-sarcoglycan-like isoform X1; translated protein: MVQGIFVGAKILGTAMKVEDTAIDKVHGWGCTPTEETPAAPPSTANTCLPPWVTRGWRRNTLFCILVFLMILVFLNIALTLWIISTLRLTRDGIGPVTIIKQGIRLSGQAWVEDGLVASAIASPPALPITMHAHRNFTVLVKDPEHSEHAKLHIRRDAIECSGRTFEVRDAAGGRVFQAASDEVRVFADALAVDGAGGVNVRNSLQAPLVRAPPGSDLQLESLTRMLDLRAPQSIYFESRAGNIDIASHNNIKLDSVVGAIKIDAPNIIISNLKEATTVDKPQKSIRGKKVYQMCACASGKLFLAAPDALCAMQDNDTELCR
- the LOC121728685 gene encoding delta-sarcoglycan-like isoform X3; amino-acid sequence: MKVEDTAIDKVHGWGCTPTEETPAAPPSTANTCLPPWVTRGWRRNTLFCILVFLMILVFLNIALTLWIISTLRLTRDGIGPVTIIKQGIRLSGQAWVEDGLVASAIASPPALPITMHAHRNFTVLVKDPEHSEHAKLHIRRDAIECSGRTFEVRDAAGGRVFQAASDEVRVFADALAVDGAGGVNVRNSLQAPLVRAPPGSDLQLESLTRMLDLRAPQSIYFESRAGNIDIASHNNIKLDSVVGAIKIDAPNIIISNLKEATTVDKPQKSIRGKKVYQMCACASGKLFLAAPDALCAMQDNDTELCR